In Rhodococcus rhodochrous, a single genomic region encodes these proteins:
- a CDS encoding DUF881 domain-containing protein, with protein MSERRLRAPVWGVATLVVCLVAGLLVGTTRGVSEGDELRAGDSPRLSDLVRAAQEKADELAATRDDLTARIDELQDRAAVNDEDVAAVLDDLSAIGDPAGLVARSGPGVTVTLTDAPRDDNGRYPSGASPDDLVVHQQDVQSVLNAMWAGGAEAVAMQDQRIVATSAPRCIGNTLLLHGRTYSPPYVVTALGDPARLQAALDAEPGIRIYKQYAARYQLGYTQQASEDLSVPAYTGSSSAR; from the coding sequence GTGTCGGAACGACGACTGCGCGCGCCCGTGTGGGGTGTCGCGACCCTCGTCGTCTGCCTCGTGGCCGGTCTGCTCGTGGGCACCACCCGCGGAGTGTCCGAGGGCGACGAACTGCGCGCCGGCGACTCCCCGCGACTGTCCGATCTGGTCCGGGCCGCCCAGGAGAAGGCCGACGAACTGGCCGCCACCCGCGACGATCTCACTGCCCGCATCGACGAACTCCAGGACCGTGCCGCGGTGAACGACGAGGACGTCGCCGCAGTGCTCGACGACCTGTCCGCGATCGGGGACCCGGCCGGACTCGTGGCCCGGAGCGGTCCGGGCGTGACCGTCACCCTCACCGACGCGCCCCGTGATGACAACGGGCGCTATCCGTCCGGTGCCTCACCCGACGATCTCGTCGTGCACCAGCAGGACGTGCAGAGCGTGCTCAATGCGATGTGGGCCGGCGGTGCCGAGGCCGTGGCCATGCAGGACCAGCGGATCGTCGCGACGTCGGCACCGCGTTGCATCGGCAACACGCTGCTGCTGCACGGACGCACCTACTCACCGCCCTACGTCGTCACCGCGCTCGGCGACCCGGCACGGTTGCAGGCCGCGCTCGACGCCGAACCCGGGATCCGCATCTACAAGCAGTACGCGGCCCGCTATCAACTCGGGTACACGCAGCAGGCGTCGGAGGATCTGTCGGTCCCGGCCTACACCGGTAGTTCGTCCGCGCGCTGA
- a CDS encoding aminodeoxychorismate/anthranilate synthase component II, with protein MRILVVDNYDSFVFNLVQYLGQLGTTADVWRNDDERLTAPGALARVAKEYDGILLSPGPGTPERAGASIDLVKACADSSTPLLGVCLGHQSIGVAFGATVDRAPELLHGKTSLVRHNGAGVLAGLPNPFTATRYHSLTVLPETMPAELEPTGHTETGIVMALRHAELPIHGVQFHPESVLTQGGHRMLANWLAACGEAPDETLVARLEAQMARALDGGAA; from the coding sequence ATGCGCATTCTCGTCGTCGACAACTACGACAGCTTCGTCTTCAACCTGGTCCAGTATCTGGGGCAGCTCGGAACGACGGCCGACGTGTGGCGCAACGACGACGAGCGGCTCACCGCACCGGGTGCTCTCGCGCGGGTCGCGAAGGAGTACGACGGCATCCTCCTCAGCCCCGGTCCGGGCACACCCGAACGCGCCGGAGCGAGCATCGACCTGGTCAAGGCATGTGCCGACAGCAGCACGCCGCTGCTCGGTGTGTGCCTCGGCCACCAGTCCATCGGTGTCGCGTTCGGCGCGACCGTCGACCGCGCCCCCGAGTTGCTGCACGGCAAGACCAGCCTGGTCCGCCACAACGGTGCCGGAGTTCTTGCGGGTCTGCCCAACCCGTTCACGGCGACCCGCTACCACTCGCTGACCGTGCTGCCCGAGACCATGCCCGCCGAACTCGAGCCCACCGGCCACACGGAGACCGGCATCGTCATGGCCTTGCGTCACGCCGAGCTGCCGATCCACGGTGTGCAGTTCCACCCCGAGTCGGTGCTCACCCAGGGCGGTCACCGGATGCTCGCGAACTGGCTCGCGGCCTGCGGCGAGGCGCCGGACGAGACGCTCGTCGCGCGCCTCGAGGCGCAGATGGCACGCGCGCTCGACGGCGGAGCCGCCTGA
- the pknB gene encoding Stk1 family PASTA domain-containing Ser/Thr kinase codes for MTTPRKLSSRYELGEILGFGGMSEVHLARDLRLGRDVAIKVLRADLARDPTFYLRFRREAQNAAALNHPAIVAVYDTGEAETEAGPLPYIVMEYVEGDTLRDIVRADGPMTPKRAMEIIADVCAALDFSHRNMIVHRDVKPANVMINRAGAVKVMDFGIARAISDAASPMTQTAAVIGTAQYLSPEQARGEQVDARSDVYSVGCVLFEILTGEPPFKGDSPVAVAYQHVREDPPLPSSVNSSVPPELDSVILKAMAKNPANRYQSAAEMRSDLIRVLSGQRPSAPMVMTDEDRTTLIDSVDNNTGRHSRVAAAGAAGAPAEDSGGGSVLKKVLLGIAAVAVVGIVGVFLWSLGPGSTAAQVAVPDVRNISAELAESQLQNAGFRVSIQQKSDPVVANGNVINTRPVPGSQAEEGSTVTLEVSSGPEQVQIPRLEGMTQERAAQELSAVGLRLDPNVGRAPSDADDEDLVVDQSPGAGASVDRDSPITITLGSGPELVRVPNVVGQTVEVASDNIEGAGFKVVVEQIDSSETEGTVVSTSPAGGASTEQGSTVTVRVSNGDRIEMPVITNRSVSDALAALRSAGWTGNASQLQQTREATLDVDLVGTVITQAQPPGSEISKKQPISVGVGVLGIR; via the coding sequence ATGACCACACCCCGCAAGCTCTCCTCCCGCTACGAGCTGGGTGAGATCCTCGGCTTCGGCGGTATGTCCGAGGTGCACCTCGCGCGGGATCTGCGGCTCGGCCGGGATGTGGCCATCAAGGTGTTGCGTGCCGACCTCGCACGCGACCCCACGTTCTACCTGCGCTTCCGGCGCGAAGCGCAGAACGCCGCTGCGCTGAACCACCCGGCGATCGTCGCCGTCTACGACACCGGTGAGGCCGAGACCGAGGCCGGGCCGCTCCCGTACATCGTCATGGAGTACGTCGAGGGCGACACGCTGCGCGACATCGTGCGCGCCGACGGTCCGATGACCCCCAAGCGGGCGATGGAGATCATCGCCGACGTGTGCGCGGCCCTGGACTTCAGCCACCGCAACATGATCGTGCACCGCGACGTGAAGCCGGCCAACGTCATGATCAACAGGGCCGGCGCGGTGAAGGTCATGGACTTCGGCATCGCCCGGGCCATCTCCGATGCCGCGAGCCCGATGACGCAGACCGCCGCGGTGATCGGCACCGCGCAGTACCTCTCCCCGGAACAGGCGCGCGGTGAACAGGTCGACGCCCGGTCCGACGTGTACTCGGTGGGCTGCGTCCTGTTCGAGATCCTCACCGGCGAGCCCCCCTTCAAAGGCGACTCGCCCGTCGCGGTGGCCTACCAGCACGTGCGGGAGGATCCGCCGCTGCCGTCGTCGGTGAATTCGTCGGTGCCGCCCGAGCTCGACTCGGTGATCCTCAAGGCGATGGCGAAGAACCCCGCGAACCGCTACCAGTCGGCCGCGGAGATGCGCAGCGACCTGATCCGCGTGCTGAGCGGGCAGCGTCCGAGTGCGCCGATGGTGATGACCGACGAGGACCGCACGACGCTGATCGACTCCGTCGACAACAACACGGGGCGGCACAGCCGCGTCGCGGCCGCCGGTGCCGCCGGGGCACCTGCCGAGGATTCCGGCGGCGGCTCGGTTCTCAAGAAGGTGCTGCTCGGCATCGCCGCAGTCGCCGTGGTCGGTATCGTCGGCGTCTTCCTGTGGTCGCTCGGCCCCGGTTCGACGGCCGCCCAGGTCGCGGTGCCCGACGTCCGCAACATCTCCGCCGAGCTCGCCGAGAGCCAGCTGCAGAACGCCGGCTTCCGGGTCTCGATCCAGCAGAAGAGCGATCCGGTCGTCGCGAACGGCAACGTCATCAACACCCGTCCCGTGCCCGGGAGCCAGGCCGAGGAAGGTTCGACCGTCACCCTCGAGGTGTCGAGCGGACCGGAACAGGTGCAGATCCCGCGGCTCGAAGGCATGACGCAGGAACGCGCAGCCCAGGAGCTGTCCGCCGTCGGTCTCCGGCTCGACCCGAACGTCGGACGCGCTCCGTCGGATGCCGACGACGAGGACCTCGTCGTCGACCAGAGCCCCGGTGCGGGAGCCAGCGTCGACCGCGACAGCCCCATCACCATCACTTTGGGATCCGGCCCCGAACTGGTGCGCGTCCCCAACGTCGTGGGCCAGACCGTCGAGGTGGCGAGCGACAACATCGAGGGCGCCGGTTTCAAGGTCGTCGTCGAACAGATCGATTCCAGCGAGACCGAGGGCACTGTCGTGTCGACGAGCCCGGCCGGCGGTGCCTCCACCGAACAGGGGTCGACGGTGACCGTGCGGGTGTCCAACGGCGACCGCATCGAGATGCCCGTCATCACCAACCGGTCGGTCTCGGATGCGCTCGCCGCGCTGCGCAGCGCCGGCTGGACGGGCAACGCCTCCCAGCTGCAGCAGACGCGTGAGGCGACGCTCGACGTCGATCTCGTCGGCACCGTGATCACGCAGGCCCAGCCGCCGGGATCGGAGATCTCGAAGAAACAGCCCATCTCCGTGGGAGTCGGTGTGCTCGGCATCCGCTGA
- a CDS encoding serine/threonine-protein kinase has translation MALSSGAMIADRYRLQRLIATGGMGQVWEGLDTRLDRRVAVKVLKAELSGDEDFLARFRFEARTTAQLNHPGIAGVFDYGETTDAEGQSIAYLVMELVHGEPLNAVLSRLGRLSLPHALDMLEQTGRALQAAHNAGVVHRDVKPGNILITPTGQVKITDFGIAKAVDASPVTRTGMVMGTAQYIAPEQALGQEATSASDVYSLAVVGYEVLSGRRPFLGDSVVTVAMKHVQETPAPLPTDLPPEVRELIEIAMSKDPAYRYSNGGEFANAVAAVRSGRPVPPPGNVPPVTSANRVLPPGVPGTTAHTSSTRALHPTQYDQTAYSSVPRSAQPPTAGRPPVAGPPTAGVPADDDGRRSPSPTALAWAAGAAVVLALVTLGIVLLGGDDEETPSAPSPTTQLTTTRATTTTTRPPQTTTTTFVPLPPPVETETFTPPPTTTTTQPPTTTVEPTTEPITTQPPTTTTVPTTTTATTTTAEDTGGGDGGTGGAEGDGDDETDPEAAGGGDDNSSETDNGTNNQGTS, from the coding sequence ATGGCTCTGAGCAGCGGCGCCATGATCGCCGACCGTTACCGTCTCCAGCGACTCATCGCGACCGGCGGAATGGGTCAGGTGTGGGAAGGACTCGACACCCGGCTCGACCGGCGGGTCGCGGTCAAGGTCCTCAAGGCCGAGTTGTCCGGCGACGAGGACTTCCTCGCCCGGTTCCGATTCGAGGCCCGCACCACCGCCCAGCTCAACCATCCCGGCATCGCCGGGGTGTTCGACTACGGCGAGACCACCGACGCCGAGGGCCAGTCCATCGCCTATCTCGTGATGGAACTCGTGCACGGCGAACCGCTCAACGCCGTGCTGTCGCGACTCGGACGTCTGTCGCTGCCGCATGCGCTCGACATGCTCGAGCAGACCGGACGCGCCCTGCAGGCGGCCCACAACGCCGGCGTGGTGCACCGCGACGTCAAGCCGGGCAACATCCTCATCACCCCGACGGGCCAGGTGAAGATCACCGACTTCGGTATCGCGAAGGCGGTCGACGCCTCTCCGGTCACCCGCACCGGCATGGTGATGGGCACCGCGCAGTACATCGCTCCCGAGCAGGCGCTGGGCCAGGAGGCGACGTCCGCGAGCGACGTGTACTCGCTGGCCGTCGTCGGCTACGAGGTGCTGTCGGGACGCCGCCCGTTCCTCGGCGACAGCGTCGTGACCGTCGCGATGAAGCACGTCCAGGAGACCCCGGCACCGCTGCCGACGGATCTTCCGCCCGAGGTGCGCGAACTCATCGAGATCGCGATGTCGAAGGACCCCGCCTACCGCTATTCGAACGGTGGCGAGTTCGCCAACGCCGTCGCTGCTGTGCGGTCCGGACGACCCGTGCCTCCGCCCGGCAACGTGCCGCCGGTGACCAGCGCCAACCGGGTGCTTCCGCCCGGCGTTCCCGGGACGACGGCCCACACGTCCTCGACCCGTGCCCTGCACCCGACGCAGTACGACCAGACGGCCTATTCGTCGGTTCCCCGCTCGGCCCAGCCGCCCACGGCCGGCCGACCGCCGGTGGCAGGTCCGCCGACTGCGGGAGTGCCCGCCGACGACGACGGACGACGGTCGCCGAGTCCCACAGCGCTGGCCTGGGCCGCAGGTGCGGCAGTGGTGCTCGCCCTGGTCACTCTGGGAATCGTGCTGTTGGGCGGCGACGACGAGGAGACCCCGAGCGCTCCGTCGCCGACGACGCAACTCACCACGACCCGCGCGACCACCACGACGACGCGTCCGCCGCAGACCACCACGACGACGTTCGTGCCGCTGCCGCCGCCCGTCGAGACGGAGACCTTCACACCCCCTCCGACCACGACGACGACGCAGCCGCCGACGACCACGGTGGAGCCGACGACCGAGCCGATCACGACGCAACCGCCCACCACCACCACGGTCCCGACCACGACGACGGCGACGACCACCACAGCGGAGGACACGGGTGGCGGCGACGGCGGCACAGGCGGCGCGGAGGGTGACGGCGACGACGAGACCGACCCCGAGGCCGCCGGTGGAGGGGACGACAATTCATCCGAAACCGACAACGGTACGAACAACCAAGGAACGTCATGA
- a CDS encoding peptidoglycan D,D-transpeptidase FtsI family protein, translating into MNGPLRKVAMAVMFMVVALLANATYVQVIKADDLRTDPRNSRVLIDEYSRQRGQIVAAGQALAVSVPTDSRYKYLREYPAPPAQPMSPLAYAPVTGFYSMQYGSTGLERSEDSLLNGSDNLLFGRRLFDLVSGRNPRGGNVVSTIDPVVQQVAYDELTSKGYTGSVVAIEPSTGRILGMVSTPSYDPNRLSGHDGAATSQAWDELNADPEKPMLNRAISQTYPPGSTFKVVVTAAALENGVTPDTQFTAAPQITLPDTATTLENYGGAACGDAPTVTLREAFARSCNTAFVEMGIDDGREALVSQAEKLGIGETLDVPLPVAASTVGPIPDGAALGQSSIGQRDVALTPLQNASIAATIANGGVRMKPYLVDRRQGPDLTVLEETKPESLGQAISPEVSATLTDLMIGAENNAGGGGAIQGVQIASKTGTAEHGNDPRNTPPHTWYIAFAPAQQPRIAVAVIVEDGGDRALAATGGSVAAPIGRAVISAGLQGG; encoded by the coding sequence ATGAACGGTCCGCTCCGCAAGGTCGCGATGGCCGTGATGTTCATGGTCGTCGCGCTGCTCGCAAACGCCACCTACGTGCAGGTCATCAAGGCCGACGATCTCCGCACCGATCCGCGCAACTCGCGTGTGCTGATCGACGAGTACTCCCGTCAGCGCGGACAGATCGTCGCGGCGGGCCAGGCTCTCGCGGTGTCGGTGCCCACCGACAGCCGCTACAAGTACCTGCGCGAATATCCGGCGCCGCCGGCCCAGCCGATGAGCCCGCTGGCCTACGCGCCGGTGACCGGTTTCTACTCGATGCAGTACGGCAGTACCGGACTCGAGCGGTCCGAGGATTCGCTGCTCAACGGTTCCGACAACCTGCTGTTCGGTCGTCGCCTGTTCGACCTGGTGTCGGGTCGCAACCCGCGCGGCGGAAACGTCGTGTCCACGATCGATCCGGTCGTGCAGCAGGTGGCCTACGACGAGCTGACCTCGAAGGGTTACACGGGCTCGGTGGTCGCGATCGAACCGAGCACCGGCAGGATCCTCGGGATGGTGAGCACGCCGAGCTACGACCCCAACCGGTTGTCGGGACACGACGGCGCCGCGACCTCGCAGGCCTGGGACGAGCTCAACGCCGATCCCGAGAAGCCGATGCTCAACCGCGCGATCTCCCAGACCTACCCTCCGGGCTCGACCTTCAAGGTCGTCGTGACGGCGGCGGCGCTCGAGAACGGCGTCACCCCCGACACACAGTTCACCGCGGCACCGCAGATCACCCTGCCCGACACCGCGACGACCCTCGAGAACTACGGCGGAGCCGCGTGCGGCGACGCACCGACGGTGACGTTGCGGGAGGCGTTCGCGCGGTCGTGCAACACGGCCTTCGTCGAGATGGGCATCGACGACGGACGCGAGGCCCTGGTCTCGCAGGCGGAGAAGCTCGGCATCGGCGAGACCCTCGACGTGCCGCTGCCCGTCGCGGCGAGCACCGTCGGGCCCATCCCGGACGGCGCGGCACTCGGCCAGTCGAGCATCGGTCAGCGTGATGTGGCCCTCACTCCGTTGCAGAACGCGTCGATCGCCGCGACCATCGCAAACGGCGGGGTGCGCATGAAGCCGTATCTCGTCGACCGTCGGCAGGGACCCGACCTGACGGTGCTCGAGGAGACCAAGCCCGAGTCGCTGGGCCAGGCGATCTCGCCGGAGGTCTCGGCGACCCTCACCGACCTGATGATCGGTGCCGAGAACAACGCCGGCGGTGGCGGTGCCATCCAGGGCGTGCAGATCGCATCGAAGACGGGCACCGCGGAACACGGCAACGATCCGCGGAACACCCCGCCGCACACCTGGTACATCGCATTCGCACCTGCACAACAACCCCGCATCGCCGTCGCGGTGATCGTGGAGGACGGCGGCGACCGAGCTCTCGCCGCGACCGGCGGCTCGGTGGCCGCCCCGATCGGACGGGCCGTCATCTCGGCCGGATTACAGGGAGGCTGA
- a CDS encoding FtsW/RodA/SpoVE family cell cycle protein: MSVSHGVGAFPSPPGGFAPAPVQSTRRNTELALIIAAIGVTTVSLMLVEVSMEQALTLDLLKYGVTFAALFLAAHLAVRRFAKYADPLLLPIVALLNGLGLVLIHRLDLSDQENARYMGLPPPSPDATQQVLWTALGIALFIVVLVFLHDYRLLARFSYTLGLIGLIALAIPALLPSRFSEVNGAKIWIRLPGFSIQPGEFAKILLIIFFASVLVAKRDLFTTAGKHFLGMDFPRARDLGPILAAWIISIGVMVFEKDLGTSLLLFTTVLVMLYIATERVGWLIIGFSLLAVGFYAAYQMFGHVRVRVETWLDPLADYNNTGYQISQSLFGLATGGVAGTGLGSGRPGQVPFAKTDFIVAAIGEELGLIGLAAILLLFLILVVRGMRTALAVRDSFGKLLAAGLSFTLAVQLFVVVGGVTKLIPLTGLTTPFVSYGGSSLLANYLLLALLMKISHAARQPAIPRKKAPTPIAEAKTEMMGRE, encoded by the coding sequence ATGTCGGTGTCCCATGGTGTGGGGGCCTTCCCGAGCCCTCCGGGAGGTTTCGCCCCGGCTCCCGTCCAGTCGACCCGGCGCAACACCGAACTGGCCCTGATCATCGCGGCCATCGGTGTCACGACCGTGTCGCTCATGCTCGTCGAGGTCTCGATGGAGCAGGCGCTGACCCTCGACCTGCTCAAGTACGGGGTGACCTTCGCGGCGCTGTTCCTCGCCGCGCACCTCGCGGTCCGGCGCTTCGCGAAGTACGCCGATCCCCTGCTGTTGCCGATCGTCGCGCTGCTCAACGGTCTCGGACTCGTGCTCATCCACCGGCTCGACCTGTCCGACCAGGAGAACGCCCGCTACATGGGCCTTCCGCCGCCGTCGCCCGACGCGACGCAGCAGGTGCTGTGGACGGCGCTCGGCATCGCGCTGTTCATCGTCGTGCTCGTGTTCCTGCACGACTACCGCCTGCTCGCGCGGTTCAGCTACACGCTCGGTCTCATCGGCCTCATCGCGCTCGCGATCCCGGCCCTGCTGCCGAGCAGGTTCTCCGAGGTCAACGGCGCCAAGATCTGGATCCGGCTGCCCGGTTTCAGCATCCAGCCCGGTGAGTTCGCGAAGATCCTGCTGATCATCTTCTTCGCATCGGTCCTCGTGGCGAAACGCGATCTGTTCACCACCGCGGGCAAGCACTTCCTGGGGATGGACTTCCCCCGCGCCCGCGATCTCGGCCCGATCCTGGCGGCCTGGATCATCTCGATCGGCGTGATGGTCTTCGAGAAGGACCTCGGCACGTCGCTGCTGCTGTTCACCACCGTGCTGGTGATGCTCTACATCGCGACCGAACGTGTCGGCTGGCTGATCATCGGATTCTCGCTGCTCGCCGTCGGCTTCTACGCGGCGTACCAGATGTTCGGTCACGTGCGGGTGCGCGTGGAGACCTGGCTCGATCCGCTCGCCGACTACAACAACACCGGCTACCAGATCTCCCAGTCGCTGTTCGGTCTCGCGACCGGCGGGGTCGCCGGCACCGGCCTGGGCAGCGGACGCCCGGGACAGGTGCCGTTCGCGAAGACCGACTTCATCGTCGCCGCGATCGGTGAGGAACTCGGCCTGATCGGCCTGGCCGCCATCCTGCTGTTGTTCCTGATCCTCGTCGTCCGCGGCATGCGCACGGCGCTGGCGGTGCGCGACAGCTTCGGCAAGCTGCTCGCCGCCGGCCTGTCGTTCACCCTCGCCGTCCAGCTGTTCGTGGTGGTCGGCGGTGTCACGAAGTTGATCCCCCTGACCGGCCTGACCACACCGTTCGTGTCCTACGGTGGTTCGTCGCTGCTCGCAAACTATCTGCTCCTGGCTCTGTTGATGAAGATCTCGCACGCTGCCCGCCAACCCGCGATCCCCCGTAAGAAGGCGCCCACGCCGATCGCCGAGGCCAAGACGGAAATGATGGGGCGCGAATGA
- a CDS encoding PP2C family protein-serine/threonine phosphatase: protein MTLVLRYAARSDRGLVRSNNEDSVYAGARLLALADGMGGHAAGEVASQLMIAALAHLDDDEPGGDLLGKLAAAVREGNASIADQVEEEPELDGMGTTLTAILFAGSKLGLAHIGDSRAYLLRDGQLTQITRDDTFVQSLVDEGRITPEQAHTHPQRSLIMRALTGSEVEPTLTVREARAGDRYLVCSDGLSDVVSDETIADTMRQGTHDECADRLIELALRSGGPDNVTVVVADVIDLDYGQSHPIVAGAASADDDEDTPPPNTAAGRAAAMRPPRATPKRVINKTAEPEPKKKRSRLWWPAAAIVIIAVLVGGLFVGRQLIRNNYYVGADDGRVTVLRGIPGDVFGYSLQEAARVGCVTDEGDLTLVDPANASCRVMLVDDLWPAAREQVRAGLPSGSLDDTREQMQRLAELDLLPVCTPEEPEPTPAPAPGPGEPQPAPGPNGTPPTETAVQPPAPGEPQPGEPAPASQPGEPLPGEPRPGEPQPGEPTPGAPAPNMEPAPEPTPQIPGQNCRVGA, encoded by the coding sequence GTGACCCTCGTACTCCGATATGCCGCCCGCAGCGACCGCGGCCTCGTGCGCTCCAACAACGAGGACTCCGTCTACGCCGGTGCCCGCCTGCTCGCCCTCGCCGACGGCATGGGCGGCCACGCAGCCGGTGAGGTCGCCTCGCAACTGATGATTGCGGCGCTTGCCCACCTCGACGACGACGAGCCGGGCGGCGACCTCCTCGGCAAGCTCGCCGCGGCCGTCCGCGAAGGCAACGCCTCGATCGCCGACCAGGTGGAGGAAGAGCCCGAACTCGACGGTATGGGCACGACGCTCACAGCCATCCTGTTCGCCGGCAGCAAGCTCGGCCTCGCGCACATCGGCGACTCCCGCGCCTATCTCCTGCGCGACGGTCAGCTCACCCAGATCACCCGCGACGACACCTTCGTGCAGTCGCTCGTGGACGAGGGCCGTATCACCCCGGAACAGGCGCACACGCACCCGCAGCGGTCGTTGATCATGCGCGCCCTGACGGGCAGCGAGGTCGAACCGACCCTGACCGTGCGCGAGGCCCGCGCCGGCGACCGCTACCTCGTGTGCTCCGACGGCCTGTCCGACGTCGTCAGCGACGAGACGATCGCCGACACCATGCGGCAGGGCACGCACGACGAGTGCGCCGACCGGCTCATCGAGCTGGCGTTGCGCAGCGGCGGCCCCGACAACGTCACCGTCGTCGTCGCCGACGTGATCGATCTCGACTACGGCCAGTCGCACCCGATCGTCGCCGGTGCGGCATCGGCGGACGACGACGAGGACACTCCCCCGCCGAACACCGCAGCGGGTCGCGCCGCCGCGATGCGACCGCCGCGCGCCACCCCGAAGCGGGTCATCAACAAGACCGCGGAGCCCGAGCCGAAGAAGAAGCGCAGCCGCCTGTGGTGGCCCGCCGCCGCCATCGTGATCATCGCGGTGCTGGTCGGCGGCCTGTTCGTCGGCCGCCAGCTGATCCGCAACAACTACTACGTCGGCGCCGACGACGGTCGTGTGACCGTGCTGCGCGGTATCCCCGGCGACGTCTTCGGTTACTCGCTGCAGGAGGCCGCGCGCGTCGGGTGCGTCACCGACGAGGGCGACCTCACGCTCGTCGACCCCGCCAACGCGTCGTGCCGGGTGATGCTCGTCGACGATCTGTGGCCCGCCGCCCGCGAGCAGGTCCGTGCCGGTCTTCCGTCGGGGTCGCTCGACGACACCCGCGAGCAGATGCAGCGGCTCGCCGAACTGGACCTGCTGCCGGTGTGCACCCCGGAGGAACCCGAGCCCACTCCCGCACCGGCCCCCGGGCCGGGTGAGCCGCAGCCGGCTCCCGGACCGAACGGCACCCCGCCCACCGAGACAGCGGTGCAGCCCCCGGCGCCCGGTGAGCCGCAGCCGGGCGAACCGGCACCGGCCTCCCAGCCCGGTGAACCGCTCCCCGGCGAACCCCGGCCCGGCGAACCTCAGCCGGGTGAGCCGACTCCCGGCGCGCCTGCTCCGAACATGGAGCCGGCTCCCGAGCCCACGCCCCAGATCCCCGGACAGAACTGCAGGGTGGGCGCCTGA
- a CDS encoding FHA domain-containing protein FhaB, translating into MQGLILQLTRAGFLLLLWLFVWAVLRTLRSDIYAGAARPLPRYSPKQSVLPTLSRNKTAKYLVVTQGALAGTRITLGTQPVLIGRADDSTLVLTDDYASTRHARLSPRGSDWYVEDLGSTNGTYLDRAKVTTAVRVPLGTPVRVGKTVIELRP; encoded by the coding sequence GTGCAGGGGCTGATTCTGCAGCTGACCCGAGCGGGATTCCTCCTCCTGCTGTGGTTGTTCGTATGGGCGGTGTTGCGCACGCTCCGGTCCGACATCTATGCCGGTGCCGCGCGACCGCTCCCGCGTTACTCCCCCAAGCAGTCGGTGCTGCCGACGCTGAGCCGCAACAAGACCGCCAAGTACCTGGTGGTCACGCAGGGCGCGCTGGCAGGCACGAGGATCACGCTCGGCACCCAACCGGTTCTCATCGGCCGTGCCGACGACTCCACACTCGTGCTGACCGACGACTACGCGTCCACGCGCCACGCACGCCTGTCGCCACGAGGTTCCGACTGGTACGTCGAAGACCTCGGGTCGACGAACGGCACGTATCTCGACCGCGCGAAGGTCACCACCGCTGTCCGTGTCCCGCTCGGAACCCCGGTCCGTGTGGGCAAGACCGTGATCGAGCTCCGCCCGTGA